The Anaerolineae bacterium region CCGGCGGCGATGGTCATGATGTCAATGATGACCAGGTGCTTGAGCACGAACGAGTAGAGCACCATGCTGGCCAGGTACAGCAGGGCGATGACGCCGAAGCGCAGGTCCAGCAGAAAGCTCAGCCCGATGCCGGCCGCGCCAAAGACGACCGCCGCCGCGATGGCGGTCTGAGGGGAGAGCTGGCCGGACGGCAGGGGCCGCTTGCGCTTTTCGGGATGCCGGCGGTCCTTTTCCAGGTCCACGACATCGTTGATCAGGTACACGGTGCCGGAGATCAAGCAGAAGAGGAGAAAGGCGGCCAGCGTGCGGGAGAACCAGACCGGGTGGAACAGTTTCTTGTCGAAGATGAGCGCGGCGAAGACAAAGACGTTTTTCGTCCACTGTTTGGGACGCATGGTTTTGAGCAGACCGATGAGCATGAACCAGCTCTCCGATGTGCAAGAGATTCCGCCGGCCCCACGGCGGGGCCAGCACGGCCTCCATGATATCCGAGGATGTGCGATTCGTCAAAGTGTGCCGGCTGGAGTGTTGGGACCGAAGGGGAATGCGGTATGAGACCGCAGGGCGGATAGGATGAAAGGATGATTGACAAAAATATGTGTTTGCATGTATATTGGCGGTGTTGAAGCGCAAGTATGGATGACCCGCGCGGAGGTGCGACATGATGGCGGGGGGAAGGGATAGGCAGGGGGCCGGCCAGGGCCTGGTGGAGTATGCTGTTCTCCTTGGTACCCTGGCGTTGGTGGTGGTCGGGGTGCTGGCGGCCACAGGGACCAGCGTGGGGGATGTGCTCCGCCGTTCTTCCCACGCGCTGGTGGTCCAGCCAACCCCATCGGGGACACCGGCAGCCAGTCCTACGCCGGTCGTCGAGACGGCGACCTGCTCAGCGCCGGTCTCATTTTCGGGCGCCGGCACCCTGATGGTGGAGTGCAATCTGGGGAAGTCGTTCTCGGAGCTGATCTCCGGCGAGATCTCTCTGGAAGGCGTTCCGCCGGATGACCATCTGGTCACGGTGCTTTCCGGTGGATCCTCCCATGTGTTTCGCGGCCAGCAGTCTTCCAGCGGTCAGCCGGCATATACCGGCCCGGATGCCATGGGCGGCGCGGAACTCGATGCCTGGTTGGACGGCGTGGAGCTGTTGCGAGTGACCTTCAACAGTCTGGTGGGGGAGGCTGGGAGCTGGCAGGGGAGCATTCAGGTGACGGTGCGCGGCCGGCCCAGCGGGCCGGCGGGGACGCTTCCTCCGTCCACGCCGCCGCCCCAGGCCACCGCAACCCCCGTTCCCACTCCCACGCCCACCCCGGAGCCGCGCTCGCACCTCGTGCTTGCCGAGCTGAAATACTGGTCGTGGGATGAGTATGTCAAAATCGTGAATGACGGCACTGCGCTGCAGGATATGACCGGCTGGCGGCTCCTCAGCGTCAAAGGCAACCAGTGGTATACCTTCCCTGCCGGCTATGTCCT contains the following coding sequences:
- a CDS encoding lamin tail domain-containing protein — encoded protein: MMAGGRDRQGAGQGLVEYAVLLGTLALVVVGVLAATGTSVGDVLRRSSHALVVQPTPSGTPAASPTPVVETATCSAPVSFSGAGTLMVECNLGKSFSELISGEISLEGVPPDDHLVTVLSGGSSHVFRGQQSSSGQPAYTGPDAMGGAELDAWLDGVELLRVTFNSLVGEAGSWQGSIQVTVRGRPSGPAGTLPPSTPPPQATATPVPTPTPTPEPRSHLVLAELKYWSWDEYVKIVNDGTALQDMTGWRLLSVKGNQWYTFPAGYVLPPGGAVYVHSGLMATSNPPVHLRWTRKYIWHNRGDTAVLYDAAGNEVSRLAY